A stretch of Deinococcus planocerae DNA encodes these proteins:
- a CDS encoding helix-turn-helix domain-containing protein, translated as MQRLDTPLTARVTLAANIKRLRHEQGISQEALADLAHLHRTYIGSIEREERNLSLDNVERIARALGVHIAVLLTEPRDDS; from the coding sequence ATGCAGCGTCTGGACACGCCTCTCACCGCGCGGGTCACCCTCGCGGCGAACATCAAGCGGTTACGACACGAGCAGGGCATCTCCCAGGAGGCTCTGGCCGACCTCGCCCACCTGCACCGCACCTACATCGGCTCTATCGAGCGTGAGGAACGGAACCTGTCTCTGGACAACGTGGAGCGGATCGCGCGGGCGCTGGGTGTTCACATCGCCGTGCTGCTGACGGAGCCCCGTGACGACTCCTGA
- a CDS encoding DNA-methyltransferase, whose protein sequence is MLHVSESHLLDLKSAYRTEKGAAYLGDSLFLLDRLPDESIHLVMTSPPFALLRPKEYGNKDETEYVEWLAQFAALVRRKLRPDGSFVVDLGGAYRRGVPARSLYNFRVLLKFCDELGFHLAEDFYWFNPSKLPSPIEWVNKRKLRAKDAVNTVWWFSKTEWPKANVSNVLAEYSDRMKKLIKDPEAYYTPAQRPSGHNIGDSFGKDNGGAIPPNLLQIPNSEAGGHYLDACRRVGIKGHPARFPARLPEFFIRFLTDPNDVVLDIFGGSNTTGMVAEAEGRRWLTFEQNAEYLAASAFRFMDRRSSEAEFRATFEGLLRGESVDLTRVVAPLLKFA, encoded by the coding sequence GTGCTTCACGTCTCCGAAAGTCACCTGCTCGACCTGAAGTCCGCCTACCGAACGGAGAAGGGTGCGGCCTACCTCGGGGATTCCCTGTTCCTGCTCGACCGCCTGCCAGACGAATCCATCCATCTGGTCATGACCAGCCCGCCCTTCGCGCTGCTGCGGCCCAAGGAGTACGGCAACAAGGACGAAACCGAGTACGTCGAGTGGCTGGCCCAGTTCGCGGCTCTCGTCCGGCGCAAACTCAGGCCGGACGGGAGTTTCGTCGTCGATCTGGGGGGCGCGTACCGACGCGGGGTTCCTGCGCGCAGCCTCTACAACTTCCGGGTGCTGCTGAAATTCTGCGACGAGTTGGGCTTCCACTTGGCCGAGGATTTCTACTGGTTTAACCCGTCGAAGCTGCCCAGCCCGATCGAGTGGGTTAACAAACGCAAACTGCGTGCCAAGGACGCGGTGAACACGGTCTGGTGGTTCAGCAAGACGGAGTGGCCGAAGGCGAACGTCAGCAACGTGCTGGCAGAATACAGCGACAGGATGAAGAAGCTCATCAAGGACCCGGAGGCGTACTACACCCCGGCCCAGCGTCCGAGCGGCCACAACATCGGGGATTCTTTCGGGAAGGACAACGGCGGGGCCATTCCGCCCAACCTGCTGCAAATTCCTAACAGTGAGGCGGGCGGTCATTACCTCGACGCCTGCCGCCGGGTGGGGATCAAGGGGCACCCCGCGCGGTTCCCGGCCAGGTTGCCGGAGTTCTTCATCCGCTTCCTAACCGACCCGAATGACGTGGTACTGGATATCTTCGGCGGCAGCAACACGACGGGGATGGTGGCGGAGGCGGAAGGGCGGCGCTGGCTGACCTTCGAGCAAAATGCCGAGTACCTGGCCGCCTCCGCCTTTCGGTTCATGGACAGACGGTCGAGCGAGGCAGAGTTCAGGGCGACTTTCGAGGGGCTGTTACGCGGGGAAAGCGTTGATCTCACCCGTGTCGTCGCTCCCCTCCTCAAGTTTGCATAA
- a CDS encoding CTP synthase, translated as MKYIFVTGGVVSSLGKGVASASLGALLRARGYRVTAVKIDPYINIDAGTMRPYEHGEVFVTASGAETDLDLGNYERFLDLDIPAGSNITTGQVYLEVIRKERAGDYLSQTVQVIPHVTDEIKRRIRAAGETAGAEIVLIEVGGTVGDIESLPFLEAIRQFRFDEGDENVLYLHLTLVPYLGTSNEFKTKPTQHSVATLRSVGISPDIVMVRSKEKLPSEITRKIALFTSVRENRVFSSFDVGHVYELPLALEEQGLGKAVEDLLSLERTHPNLGVWQNAMRVMRQPGREVTIALAGKYTQMPDAYLSLLESLTHAGIANDARVNIKWVNAEELTEGDLEAQLGDADGILVPGGFGIRGIEGKIRAAEYARTRGVPYLGICLGMQIAVIEYARNRAGLAGANSAEFDPYAPHKVIDLMPEQLEVAGMGGTMRLGDWPMELRAGSVIAELYGVPQGGTVRERHRHRYEVNPAYVDRLQEAGLVISGVTPGMNGRGAGLVESIEIPGHPFFVALQAHPEFKSRPMRPSPPFAGFVAAALESRQPSALSGQPEHAGA; from the coding sequence ATGAAATACATCTTCGTGACGGGCGGCGTGGTCAGCAGCCTCGGCAAGGGCGTGGCGAGCGCCAGCTTAGGGGCTCTCTTGCGGGCGCGCGGCTACCGGGTCACGGCGGTCAAGATCGACCCCTACATCAACATCGACGCGGGCACCATGCGGCCCTACGAGCACGGCGAGGTCTTCGTCACGGCGAGCGGCGCCGAGACCGACCTCGACCTCGGCAACTACGAACGCTTCCTCGACCTCGACATCCCGGCGGGCAGCAACATCACGACCGGGCAGGTGTACCTGGAGGTCATCCGCAAGGAGCGCGCGGGCGACTACCTCTCGCAGACGGTGCAGGTCATCCCCCACGTCACCGACGAGATCAAGAGGCGCATCCGCGCGGCGGGGGAGACGGCGGGCGCCGAGATCGTCCTGATCGAGGTGGGCGGCACCGTGGGCGACATCGAATCGCTGCCCTTCCTCGAAGCCATCCGGCAGTTCCGCTTCGACGAGGGTGACGAGAACGTCTTGTACCTCCACCTCACCCTGGTGCCGTACCTGGGCACCTCCAACGAGTTCAAGACCAAGCCGACCCAGCACTCGGTCGCCACCCTGCGTTCGGTGGGCATCAGTCCCGACATCGTGATGGTGCGCAGCAAGGAGAAGCTGCCGAGCGAGATCACCCGCAAGATCGCCCTCTTCACCTCGGTGCGGGAAAACCGGGTCTTTTCCTCCTTCGACGTGGGGCACGTCTACGAGCTGCCCCTCGCGCTGGAGGAACAGGGGCTGGGCAAGGCGGTGGAGGACCTGCTCAGTCTGGAGCGGACCCACCCCAACCTGGGCGTGTGGCAAAACGCCATGCGGGTGATGCGGCAGCCCGGGCGCGAGGTCACCATCGCCCTCGCCGGGAAGTACACCCAGATGCCCGACGCGTACCTCAGCCTGCTCGAATCGCTGACGCACGCGGGCATTGCGAACGACGCGCGGGTGAACATCAAGTGGGTGAACGCCGAGGAGCTGACGGAGGGGGACCTCGAAGCCCAGCTCGGGGACGCCGACGGCATCCTCGTGCCGGGCGGTTTCGGCATTCGCGGCATCGAGGGCAAGATTCGCGCCGCCGAGTACGCCCGCACGCGGGGGGTGCCCTACCTGGGCATCTGCCTGGGAATGCAGATCGCCGTGATCGAGTACGCGCGGAACAGGGCGGGCCTCGCGGGCGCCAACTCCGCTGAGTTCGACCCCTACGCGCCCCACAAGGTGATCGACCTGATGCCCGAGCAGCTCGAAGTCGCCGGAATGGGCGGCACCATGCGCCTGGGGGACTGGCCGATGGAACTGCGCGCCGGCAGCGTGATCGCCGAGCTGTACGGGGTGCCGCAGGGGGGCACCGTGCGTGAGCGCCATCGCCACCGCTACGAGGTCAACCCCGCCTACGTGGACCGGCTTCAGGAGGCTGGGCTGGTGATCAGCGGCGTGACGCCGGGCATGAACGGGCGCGGGGCGGGGCTGGTGGAGAGCATCGAGATTCCGGGGCACCCCTTCTTCGTGGCCCTGCAAGCGCACCCGGAATTCAAGAGCCGCCCGATGCGGCCCAGCCCGCCCTTCGCGGGGTTCGTGGCGGCGGCGCTGGAGAGTCGCCAGCCGTCAGCCCTCAGCGGTCAGCCGGAGCACGCTGGAGCCTGA
- a CDS encoding RES family NAD+ phosphorylase: MLKNGALSQALQTIAPTTWEGTAFRCVKGVSVEDVAGALRNLTKDGRYSREGAFRALYLSLSPELAKKEYRQSPSADEVRGVTCLDFPLRVERVLDLRGEAVQGRLGTNLQELTGDWQVLTGRGQDAPTQRLGRAAFESEHFDAILSPSKLDPEGTNLLVFVDRVGARLAATGLPAGFPERLEV, from the coding sequence ATGCTCAAGAACGGCGCACTCTCGCAAGCCTTACAAACCATCGCTCCCACCACCTGGGAGGGCACCGCCTTCCGCTGCGTGAAAGGCGTGTCGGTGGAGGACGTGGCGGGTGCCCTGCGAAACCTGACCAAAGACGGGCGTTACAGCCGGGAGGGAGCGTTCAGAGCCCTTTACCTGTCGCTGAGTCCGGAACTGGCGAAGAAAGAGTATCGCCAGTCACCGAGCGCGGACGAGGTGCGGGGCGTGACCTGCCTCGACTTCCCCTTGAGGGTTGAGCGCGTGCTGGACCTCAGGGGCGAAGCCGTGCAGGGGCGGCTGGGCACCAACCTTCAGGAGCTGACCGGGGACTGGCAGGTTCTGACAGGCCGGGGCCAGGACGCGCCCACCCAGCGGCTCGGGCGGGCCGCCTTCGAGTCGGAGCACTTCGACGCCATCCTCTCCCCCAGCAAGCTCGACCCCGAGGGGACGAACCTGCTCGTCTTCGTGGACCGGGTGGGGGCGCGGCTGGCGGCGACGGGGCTCCCGGCGGGTTTCCCGGAGCGGCTGGAGGTGTAG
- the recD2 gene encoding SF1B family DNA helicase RecD2, with translation MPAAPAPEPIRVTGGVNRVRFRAESGFTVMTARLRNSEGEDPDATVIGVMPPLEAGDTFSAEVLMEEHREYGYQYRVLNMVLEAQPTDLTEAGVAAYLEARVGGVGKVLAGRIARMFGPATFDVLEGEPEKLLQVPGVTQSTLHKMTSSWSQQGLERRLLAGLQGLGLSISQAQRAVKHFGEAALERLQADLFALTEVEGIGFLTADKLWSAQGLPHDDPRRLTAAAVYALQQAAQQGGHSFLPRGRAERGVAHYTRVSPEQAKLAVETAVELGRLSDDPTPDGTSRIYLPHVLRAEKKLAGLIRTLLATPPGGDEWMVPDGAAKGLSDEQAQVLDLLEDHRLVVLTGGPGTGKSTTTRAVADLAEGLGLEVGLCAPTGKAARRLGEVTGRQASTIHRLLGYGPAGFRHNHLEPAPYDLLIVDEVSMCGDGLMLSLLAAVPPGARVLLVGDVDQLPPVDAGLPLHALTATAPTVRLGTVYRQAAENPIIRAAHGLLHGQAPGWGDRRLNLTETEPDVGARRVALMVRELGGPTQVQVLTPMRKGPLGVDVLNHHLQSLFNPGEGGTRIADGEARPGDVVVQTKNDYTNEVFNGTLGTVLKAEGGRLTVDFDGNVVELVGAELFNLQLGYALTVHRAQGSEWGTVLGVLHEAHMPMLSRNLAYTALTRARERFFAAGSASAWDKAAVRQREERNTALLERVRGR, from the coding sequence ATGCCCGCCGCCCCCGCTCCCGAGCCCATCCGCGTCACGGGCGGCGTGAACAGGGTTCGGTTCCGCGCCGAGAGCGGCTTTACCGTCATGACCGCCCGCCTGCGCAACTCGGAAGGCGAGGATCCCGACGCCACCGTCATCGGCGTGATGCCCCCGCTGGAGGCCGGGGACACCTTCAGCGCCGAAGTCTTGATGGAGGAGCACCGCGAGTACGGGTACCAGTACCGGGTCTTGAACATGGTGCTGGAAGCCCAGCCCACCGACCTGACCGAGGCCGGGGTTGCCGCCTACCTCGAAGCCCGCGTGGGCGGCGTCGGCAAGGTGCTCGCCGGACGAATTGCGAGGATGTTCGGCCCCGCGACCTTCGACGTGCTGGAGGGGGAACCCGAGAAGCTGTTGCAGGTGCCCGGCGTCACGCAGAGCACCCTGCACAAGATGACCTCCAGTTGGTCGCAGCAGGGGCTGGAGCGGCGCCTCCTCGCCGGGTTGCAGGGGCTGGGGCTCTCCATCTCCCAGGCGCAGCGGGCGGTGAAGCACTTCGGGGAGGCGGCCCTCGAACGCCTGCAAGCCGACCTCTTCGCCCTGACGGAAGTCGAGGGCATCGGCTTCCTGACCGCCGACAAGTTGTGGAGCGCCCAGGGTCTTCCGCACGACGACCCCCGCCGCCTGACCGCCGCCGCCGTGTACGCCCTTCAGCAGGCGGCGCAGCAGGGCGGGCACAGTTTCTTGCCGCGCGGGCGGGCCGAGCGGGGCGTGGCCCACTACACCCGCGTCAGCCCCGAGCAGGCGAAGCTCGCGGTCGAGACGGCGGTCGAACTCGGTCGCCTGTCGGACGACCCCACCCCCGACGGCACCTCCCGCATCTACCTCCCCCACGTCCTGCGCGCGGAGAAGAAGCTCGCGGGGCTCATCCGCACCCTGCTCGCTACGCCGCCCGGCGGGGACGAGTGGATGGTCCCGGACGGCGCTGCCAAGGGACTTTCCGATGAACAGGCGCAGGTCCTCGACCTCCTCGAAGATCACCGCCTCGTCGTGCTGACCGGCGGGCCGGGCACGGGCAAGAGCACGACGACGCGGGCGGTCGCGGACCTCGCGGAGGGGCTGGGGCTGGAGGTCGGCCTCTGCGCTCCCACCGGCAAGGCTGCGCGGCGTCTGGGCGAGGTGACGGGCCGCCAAGCCTCCACCATCCACCGCCTGCTCGGGTACGGTCCGGCGGGCTTTCGGCACAACCACCTCGAACCCGCCCCCTACGACCTCCTCATCGTGGACGAGGTGAGCATGTGCGGCGACGGGCTGATGCTCTCCCTGCTCGCCGCTGTGCCGCCCGGGGCGCGGGTGTTGCTGGTGGGGGACGTGGACCAGCTTCCCCCCGTGGACGCCGGGCTGCCCCTCCACGCGCTGACCGCCACCGCCCCGACCGTCCGCCTAGGCACCGTGTACCGCCAGGCCGCCGAGAACCCCATCATCCGTGCCGCCCACGGTCTGCTGCACGGTCAGGCGCCGGGGTGGGGAGACCGCCGCCTGAACCTCACCGAGACCGAGCCCGACGTGGGGGCCCGCCGGGTCGCCCTGATGGTCCGTGAACTCGGCGGCCCGACCCAGGTGCAGGTCCTCACCCCCATGCGCAAAGGCCCCTTGGGCGTGGACGTGCTCAACCACCACCTGCAATCCCTCTTCAACCCTGGCGAGGGGGGCACCCGCATCGCGGACGGGGAGGCCCGGCCCGGCGACGTGGTGGTGCAGACGAAAAACGATTACACCAACGAGGTCTTCAACGGCACGCTGGGCACGGTCCTCAAGGCCGAGGGCGGGCGGCTCACCGTGGACTTCGACGGCAATGTGGTCGAACTCGTGGGCGCCGAACTGTTCAACCTCCAGCTCGGCTACGCCCTGACCGTCCACCGGGCGCAGGGGAGCGAGTGGGGCACGGTGCTCGGCGTGCTACACGAGGCGCATATGCCCATGCTCTCCCGCAACCTCGCCTACACCGCCCTGACCCGCGCCCGCGAACGCTTCTTCGCGGCGGGCTCGGCGTCGGCGTGGGACAAGGCCGCCGTCCGCCAGCGCGAGGAGCGGAACACGGCGCTGCTCGAAAGGGTGCGGGGGCGGTAG
- a CDS encoding Uma2 family endonuclease has protein sequence MLVEVLSRSKAHNDRNAKYHAYTAIPSLQTYLIVGPGERRVYASQRQEGVWNVVEHGGEDVIAPACPGADLSLDDSQDGVL, from the coding sequence ATCCTCGTCGAGGTGCTGTCCAGAAGCAAGGCCCACAATGACCGCAACGCCAAATACCACGCCTACACGGCCATCCCTTCCCTGCAAACCTACCTGATCGTGGGACCGGGCGAGCGGCGGGTGTACGCCTCTCAGCGGCAGGAGGGAGTCTGGAACGTTGTCGAACATGGTGGGGAGGATGTGATTGCTCCGGCCTGCCCGGGTGCCGACCTCTCACTCGACGACAGCCAGGACGGCGTGCTGTAG
- a CDS encoding aminoglycoside phosphotransferase family protein, producing MTDGERARALLGGPVTFLGSGASCVAYSDGKRVVRLARTGQAARFEVDAAIRRALMQEGVPTPEPLSTGTLPDGRPFGVDTLARGDDSGPSDEGWRDLGRALAALHALPHGGFGLLHDRSGAFVGVAPTPAEGLCSRLQDAWPFGRAELEDHPLVGTAPALAPLLAPRRDDLENVVHGPTALCHTDLHGGQVRWREGRLTALLDFGDASIGPPAWDVASLAFFHGWDSARTTGLPCGREAALFGLLLALHHARRSVTLGRPARMRAAVTFARGCLQRL from the coding sequence ATGACCGACGGGGAGCGGGCCCGCGCCCTGCTCGGCGGCCCGGTCACGTTCCTGGGCTCCGGCGCGAGTTGCGTGGCGTACTCGGACGGGAAGCGGGTGGTGCGGCTCGCCCGCACGGGTCAGGCCGCCCGGTTCGAGGTGGACGCCGCGATCCGCCGTGCGCTGATGCAGGAAGGAGTTCCCACCCCCGAACCGCTCTCCACGGGGACACTGCCGGACGGACGACCCTTCGGCGTGGACACGCTCGCCCGGGGAGACGACTCCGGGCCGAGCGATGAGGGCTGGCGCGACCTGGGCCGGGCCCTCGCCGCCCTGCACGCCCTCCCACACGGCGGCTTTGGTCTGCTGCACGACCGCTCCGGCGCTTTTGTCGGGGTCGCCCCGACCCCTGCCGAGGGGTTGTGCTCGCGCCTTCAAGATGCGTGGCCCTTCGGCAGGGCCGAGCTGGAAGATCATCCGCTCGTGGGGACGGCTCCCGCTCTTGCCCCTCTCCTCGCACCCCGGCGAGACGACCTGGAAAACGTCGTCCACGGCCCGACCGCCCTGTGCCACACCGATCTGCACGGGGGGCAGGTACGCTGGCGGGAGGGGCGGCTCACGGCCCTGCTCGACTTCGGGGACGCCAGCATCGGGCCGCCCGCGTGGGACGTGGCGAGCCTCGCTTTCTTCCACGGCTGGGACAGTGCGCGGACGACGGGGCTGCCCTGCGGACGGGAGGCGGCCCTCTTCGGCCTGCTCCTCGCGCTGCACCACGCCCGCCGCTCGGTCACGCTCGGGCGCCCCGCGAGGATGAGGGCCGCCGTGACCTTCGCGCGGGGTTGTCTGCAACGGCTGTGA
- a CDS encoding MFS transporter — MTTPPGQPSTLWNRNFLIWWLGSAQSALGSALAGIATSFLVLGQTGSAGAMGVNLALALLPALLSPLFGTLVDRLPVRLPLVAGDLLRAGLQFGVGLAALRGPVPLEVLHTVAFLNGLVGAFYGPASMGVTARLVPASQIARASGLMQGTSQTMNLVGLVGGGLLVSRVGSAPALVLDGLSFAVFGLLLLLVRFPPRAPGPRGESFRQAFMAGVRYVRGSPLLVGLPLIALLVNASFAPLEMLLPKRMQALGAGAAGYGVFWAVVLAGMTVGSFGLAWLGERARPRRFSVLGLTGMGLSVLALSSTQTAAQMYLLAPLLGLAVAATNVSISVLFQKQVRPEYFGRVGSLLNMLATVGQPITLLALAPFADRLSLALIFGVAGVVTLLGALAWVGTLRREGVTAPRSRPA; from the coding sequence ATGACCACCCCGCCCGGCCAACCGAGCACCCTCTGGAACCGCAACTTTTTGATCTGGTGGCTTGGGAGTGCCCAGAGTGCTCTTGGCAGCGCCCTGGCAGGCATCGCTACGAGCTTCCTGGTGCTGGGGCAGACGGGGAGCGCGGGGGCGATGGGGGTGAACCTCGCGCTCGCGCTGCTGCCCGCGCTCCTCTCACCCCTCTTCGGCACGCTGGTAGACCGTCTGCCCGTGCGGCTGCCGCTCGTCGCCGGGGACCTGCTGCGGGCAGGCCTGCAATTTGGGGTGGGCCTCGCGGCCCTGCGCGGTCCGGTGCCGCTGGAGGTGCTCCACACGGTTGCCTTCCTGAACGGTCTGGTCGGCGCCTTTTACGGCCCGGCGAGCATGGGTGTTACAGCCCGGCTAGTTCCCGCCTCCCAGATCGCGCGGGCGAGCGGGCTGATGCAGGGCACCTCCCAGACGATGAACCTCGTGGGGCTCGTAGGCGGCGGCCTGCTCGTCTCGCGCGTGGGGAGTGCTCCCGCCCTGGTTCTCGACGGGCTGAGCTTCGCGGTGTTCGGCCTGCTCCTCCTGCTGGTGCGCTTTCCTCCTCGGGCACCGGGTCCCCGCGGCGAGAGCTTCCGGCAGGCGTTCATGGCGGGAGTGCGGTACGTGCGGGGCAGCCCCCTGCTCGTCGGCCTCCCCCTGATCGCCCTGCTGGTCAACGCGAGCTTCGCCCCGCTGGAGATGCTACTGCCGAAAAGGATGCAGGCGCTGGGGGCGGGGGCGGCGGGCTACGGCGTGTTCTGGGCCGTGGTCTTGGCGGGGATGACCGTGGGGAGCTTCGGGCTGGCCTGGCTGGGCGAGCGGGCTCGGCCACGCCGTTTCAGCGTCCTGGGGCTCACGGGCATGGGGCTGAGCGTGCTGGCGCTGTCCTCCACGCAGACCGCCGCGCAGATGTACCTGCTCGCTCCCCTGCTGGGCCTTGCGGTCGCCGCCACCAACGTTTCCATCAGCGTTCTGTTTCAAAAACAGGTGCGGCCCGAGTATTTCGGGCGGGTAGGCAGCCTGCTGAACATGCTGGCGACGGTCGGCCAGCCCATCACGCTGCTCGCGCTCGCCCCGTTCGCCGACCGCCTTTCCCTCGCGCTGATCTTCGGGGTGGCGGGGGTCGTCACCTTGCTGGGGGCGCTGGCGTGGGTAGGGACGTTGCGGCGTGAGGGGGTCACAGCCCCTCGATCTCGCCCGGCGTAA
- a CDS encoding vWA domain-containing protein has protein sequence MIQEPVQVEYSFGQSQLVEGMAGTSDLLIRFRLPRTGQTRRPLNLSLVIDRSGSMAGSPLKHAIRAAQAVVDGLGPEDTLSVVVYDDVVQTLIAPTRVTDRAALRAQVAGVRAGGLTNLSGGWLRGVELVAANAGPEVVSRVLLLTDGQANVGVSDTNVLTKTAAQKAEAGVGTTTLGFGSGFNEDLLIGMARAAGGNFYFIQSADDAADVFGIELQTLKAVAAQNLTVTLSPAPGVSVADVLSLHRRGADSLTLDLGDVYEDEDKLLGLSLNLPALSAGTHPLLGLTYRADAVRDGAIETLTGSVDVQAVAAPLGPDLRSDVGVTLDLARLRIARAKERAVDLADTGDAAGAESTLRTLVGELRSAGLHEHFEIAEEIEQLEHYAARIASRRLDGDSRKELRDQSFQGRARSRADLLGRGVTVDAAALALPVVTDSAGGVELLCVRDGGRLRVKVEADGMGGGLNVQFPRALRAEGARYVVDGLETSADGSFYRVTGDIRRVVRPGESDPLAGVRGGSGASHAFSAPRASKPPVTLADLESTDTVGSGVLVQCLKDGSKLRARVVSDGFHPDWNMRFPRGLREDGTLYVVDVVNTAPDGKSYIASGTIRRFVQPS, from the coding sequence ATGATCCAGGAACCCGTGCAGGTGGAGTACAGCTTCGGCCAGTCGCAGCTTGTCGAGGGGATGGCGGGAACGTCGGACCTCCTGATCCGCTTCCGGCTCCCGCGCACGGGGCAGACGCGCCGTCCTCTCAACCTGTCCCTGGTGATCGACCGCAGCGGCAGCATGGCGGGCTCGCCCCTCAAGCACGCCATCCGCGCCGCGCAGGCCGTGGTGGACGGGCTCGGCCCCGAGGACACCCTCAGCGTGGTCGTGTACGACGACGTGGTTCAGACCCTGATCGCCCCCACCCGCGTCACCGACCGGGCGGCCCTGAGGGCGCAGGTCGCGGGCGTCCGGGCGGGCGGCCTGACGAACCTCTCGGGCGGCTGGCTGCGCGGGGTGGAACTCGTGGCGGCGAACGCCGGGCCCGAGGTCGTCAGCCGGGTGCTGCTGCTGACCGACGGGCAGGCGAACGTGGGCGTCAGCGATACGAACGTGCTGACGAAGACGGCGGCCCAGAAGGCGGAAGCGGGCGTGGGCACGACCACCCTGGGCTTCGGGAGCGGCTTCAATGAGGATTTGCTGATCGGCATGGCGCGGGCGGCGGGTGGGAACTTCTACTTCATCCAGTCCGCCGACGACGCCGCCGACGTGTTCGGGATCGAACTCCAGACGCTCAAGGCCGTCGCCGCCCAGAACCTCACCGTGACCCTGAGTCCCGCCCCCGGCGTGAGCGTGGCAGACGTGCTCAGCCTGCACCGCCGGGGCGCCGACTCCCTCACCCTCGACCTCGGCGACGTGTACGAGGACGAGGACAAGCTGCTCGGCCTGAGCCTGAACCTGCCCGCGCTGTCCGCCGGAACTCACCCGCTGCTCGGCCTGACTTACCGCGCGGATGCGGTGCGAGACGGAGCCATCGAGACGCTGACGGGCAGCGTGGACGTGCAGGCTGTGGCCGCGCCGCTGGGGCCGGACCTGAGGAGCGACGTGGGCGTCACCCTCGACCTCGCCCGGCTGCGGATCGCCCGCGCCAAGGAGCGCGCGGTGGACCTCGCGGACACGGGAGACGCGGCGGGGGCGGAGTCCACGTTGCGGACCCTCGTCGGTGAACTGCGCTCGGCTGGCCTGCACGAGCACTTCGAGATCGCCGAGGAGATCGAGCAGCTCGAACACTACGCCGCCCGCATCGCGTCCCGCCGCCTGGACGGCGACTCCCGCAAGGAACTGCGCGACCAGTCCTTCCAGGGCCGCGCCCGCTCACGCGCCGACCTCCTCGGGCGCGGCGTGACGGTGGACGCCGCCGCCCTCGCCCTGCCCGTCGTCACGGATTCTGCGGGCGGCGTGGAACTGCTCTGCGTGCGCGACGGGGGCCGCCTGCGGGTGAAGGTGGAGGCGGACGGCATGGGCGGAGGCCTGAACGTCCAGTTCCCCCGTGCCCTGCGCGCCGAGGGGGCCCGCTACGTGGTGGACGGCCTGGAGACGAGTGCCGACGGCTCCTTCTACCGGGTGACGGGCGATATCCGCCGCGTGGTGCGCCCCGGCGAGAGCGATCCCCTGGCGGGCGTGCGCGGGGGCTCCGGTGCCTCCCACGCCTTCTCCGCTCCCCGCGCCAGCAAGCCGCCCGTCACCCTCGCCGACCTGGAAAGCACGGACACCGTGGGCTCGGGCGTGCTCGTGCAGTGCCTCAAGGACGGGAGCAAGCTGCGGGCCCGGGTGGTGTCGGACGGCTTCCACCCCGACTGGAACATGCGCTTCCCGCGCGGCCTCCGGGAGGACGGCACCCTGTACGTGGTGGACGTGGTGAATACCGCGCCGGACGGCAAGTCCTACATCGCGTCCGGCACCATCCGCCGCTTCGTGCAGCCGAGCTGA
- a CDS encoding Uma2 family endonuclease: MSDPAFRRMSVEEYLRTEPHSPVKREDVNGFVYPLHGQAGVSDAHDSIVVNVLLAVGPLARRVGCRAYTADMRMRSADGQSYFSPDTTVTCTPREDGV, encoded by the coding sequence ATGAGCGACCCCGCCTTCCGGCGCATGAGCGTGGAAGAATACCTCCGCACCGAGCCGCACAGCCCGGTCAAGCGGGAGGACGTGAATGGGTTCGTGTATCCGCTGCACGGGCAAGCGGGGGTGAGCGACGCGCACGACAGCATCGTCGTGAATGTCCTGTTGGCCGTCGGACCACTTGCCCGGAGGGTGGGTTGCCGTGCCTACACCGCCGACATGCGCATGCGCTCCGCCGACGGCCAGTCCTACTTCTCCCCGGACACGACCGTCACCTGCACACCGAGGGAAGATGGGGTGTAG